Within the Medicago truncatula cultivar Jemalong A17 chromosome 4, MtrunA17r5.0-ANR, whole genome shotgun sequence genome, the region GACGCTtcttccaccaccacctcctccttgACATGGTGGTTACTTCCACAACTCGACGCTGCATCGTCATCGTTACGGTGATTCTCAACATGCGCCAGAACTTGTTCTAATTCGTTACGTAACGTGTTTACAGCAGATTCGTTTGTCAAAGCCATTTCTCTCCAAATCTGATTCTCCATAATCAGTGTTTTCGCTTTTTCTTGAAGCATTAGATTTTGTTTCTCCATTCTCTgaatctcttcttctttttgcttCAGTTTCTTTGTTACTGCTTCTTGGATTGCCGCTTGTAGCATTCTTGATTGCTTCAATCTTTGCTCTTCTATCTCCATTCTCACTCTCTCTGTCTGTTAATTAACAAATGAAGTATTCATTAGTAATAATTAACCATAATCACAAAATCTAAGCAATAAATCTGTAACTTCCTTTTAACAGTTTCTTTTtccttgaacaaaataaaaaaagtgaaagatgaaTTAATTGCTTACATGTTGAGCAATGAAGAGATCGATTTCAGATTGTTGATTTTGGAGATGATAAAGGAGATTCTGATCAACAAAGGAAGGTTGAGATGAGAGTTTGATATTTTTCTGAGTGTATGATTCTTCAGTGGAATCTCTGAAACGCTTCCTTGAATCAGGGATGTGATAGGTGACAGTACTATCAGCTTTTGGTTCACAGAAAGATGGTTGATGAAAAGGAAAGAACGATTCAGGGATTGTTGAAGACATAGGCATGTGAATAGCACCATTCATGGAAGCATTATAGAATTGTTGATTGAATTTGGTTATATctctgaagaagaaaaacagaggAAAAGTGTtaaagctatatatatatatataatataagaaaattgaaggtaaagaaaataattaccTGTGATTGATTTGTGACTGTGGAGAGAAGAAATTCATGTGAGGAGGTTCAACTGCCATGAGAATTGAGAAGaatgaagagaagagagtttGTTTGGTATTGGTATTGTGATTTGTGAGTGAGATGTTATGAATATGAGTTTGGTTGCTTGTGATATTATACAAAAGAGAATATGAATGGGGAAACAAAATGGGTTTCTTAATTAGAAAAAGGAGTATATATAATGGAGTGCTAATAACAAAGCATGCACTTGGGCTGGCAGATGAGTCGGGAATCAGGCAGCGCAGTGAATAAGTCTCGTTTATTTAAGGCTTTTTGGCTCTACTTTAGAGGGTAGAATAAGTCAAAACTCATAACATCCTTGGATAGAGAGAAATCTACCTAGTAATCTATAAACTTATACTTTTAGTTTACTAAGTTAAAAGCTTAAGAGATTAATTGGTAAACCTTTAATAGACAATTCATGTTGTTCATTCGCTCACGTTTATAggtaaaaaacaattttttaattatattcaataattaatgtatcagatatataaatatgattggatatattaatttatttaatgaatttaaaaagtttttttttttacttataagtTTGATCGgataaagtattttttaaacACATTATTAAATGTATGTGATTGTACCTGATCAAAGAAGAGACGTCTGGTGTGGCTGTTCTAGGTTTTGTGAGCTTTTGAAACGATAGAGAGTGTGTGTACATGCAGACACTTCGACGTTCAAGTCAGTAAGAACTGTAGAATGAAGGTTTAGGGTTTGAATGAATCGTAGTCTTTTAGGAATTGTGTAAAGTTCACTTAAGGAATTGTGAGAATCGTAATCGTCGAATGAAATTCGTGACACGTGGGGAAATGTTACCATTCAGTTTAAATGGTTCTTCCGAAGTGCTACGAGCATCCCTCACGGGGAGGGTGTGTAGACAGTACTTGACCCAAATGTGTCATTGGGTCTGATTGGCTTGAGCCTAATGAAATCGTGTCTTTTAGGTATTTTGTCAATCTAGAACGatatatgtaaaataattgtacatcAATCAATGATGTAtgcaaatttgatcccaaattTAGTATGTATATACTGCTTTTACACTTTCATCCAATCCAATAGGAACCTATATGATTGTCATGTCAATACCGAGtacattataatttaatttagggaaatgttaaaaAGTCCCCTTGAAGCATTGTTTAAGagaatacaaatataaatattgtgttagaaaatggtaaaaagtaatgaattcaactttttaaaagttaaaatattgttgaatctCATGGGAACATGTTAattttggtttccttaacaaGTGGtataagggcacttgttagcatgagTTAAGatcttcttttctttatttactAATCTCTCCATTTCAtccatttggagagataaagtCACAAaggaatttgaaaataataattaatagtgATAGAACCTACTAAGTGGTGGAAcccactatttttttattttttttttgtattcatATCTCACCAAATGGCAATATCCATTTATTTTAAGCAAATGGAGATGATCTTAACTCTCTTAGCACTAGATCTTTTACTCGTGCTACCGCCCGGGACATTAAAAATTgagaagttaaaaaaattccaaatttattcattacATAAAAATTGCTATTTTTATTATCCAATGATGGCATAAAACCCTAATTtaataaaaccctaattttaataACCCTAATTtaataaaaccctaattttagtCATTGCAATAAAACCCTAATAATGATTCCATTAAAAAAGCATATATGTAGTCATGGCAATGGGGAGGGTGGGGACGAGTTTTATCTTTCCCGTCCCCATATCCGATTCTCATGTACTTACTTGTTACCCTACTCATATCCAActggatgagaaattgaatcacaTCCCCGACCCCGACAGGTTCGGGTATCCACgcctcatccccgtccccgcattgaatatattttttttaataaaaaatagatgttTTTTGCATCCCAAGAGCAACATTGTAATACATTATCTAACAATACGCTCACTTTAACAATTGTTAGACggaatgatttagttgatcctttaaatatcaatgatagtttttattaacatgacaattatcaaacaaaataacaagacatataaacataaagtaagtttttacatttgggacgggtttgggtatgggttcagggtgggtacctatatacccgttacctgtcccatacccgtgttttgaaatcggagaaaattcatacccaaacccagtcaaaaagGGGAAAACCGgtcaaattgggtttggtttgGGCGGATAACCGCGGGTAtgagttttgttgccatgcaTAAATACAtgtatcatttaaaaaaattaatatgcatagttaaagtttaattattttacacGTCTATTCAATAATGTGTTGTcatgtcaataaaaaaaattaatcaatatgCATTGttaatgtataattattttacatgtCTATTAAATGATGTGTTGTCAtgtcaattaattaatataaaaacatatgaGTTGCTATATtcaataattgatatttttttaagaagataaacTAGTCTACCCAAATTGACACCGAAAGAATCGAACATGTGACCTTGAGAAATTCATTAATTGATATTGCATTACATCATTAAATatgtgtaaaattattttacattgtcggtgtataataattaaactctaaaaaaagatttgttgcgatttcaatttttttttaaacaaggcaaaatgatatatatatatatatatatatatatatatatatatatatatatattaacaaaacaaaagagaCCCCcgccgcacaaggtgtgctaagAGGGATTAAATAGAGCTGTTACCAAAGCACCATAGCTGAAAACAAAGGCAAGTTGCTGCAAAACAGCTAGAACAATTACACGGTAACGCCCATGTAAGGTAAAGGATGTTGCCACCACTTATTATAAGAGTGGAAAAAGTTTGACAATTTAGCGTTGAACCAAGTGAAAGATAGTAATTTAACTTTGTCTTATAATTGATGAAGCTCCAAAAATTTATTGTTGAATACCCAATTGTTTCTTTCTCTCCAAATCGTCCAAACACATGAGAACCAGATGAGTTTCAAAAATATATGAGTGTGTCTAGGAAACCCTGCTAGCTAGCTGAATTGGTGGAAGTTATTAAGAGAACGAAAAGTATCAACCAAAGAAAGACATAACCATCTACGAATGAGCGTCCATAGCTGACCAAAATGGTTACAAGTAATGAGGAGGTGATCGACAGACTCCTGCATTCCGCAACCGCCCGCGCAAGTATTACCATCTGCATGAAGGATTCCCCTCGTAGTGAGGTTAACCTTTGTTGAAAGACGATTGCGGAAGAGACGCCACACAAACAAAGATACCATTTTTATTAAACATCATTCCAAATTGACATTAAATCCATCATTAAATATATgtgcaaaattattttatatcgttagtgtataataattaaactctaaaaaataattatcgcGATTTTAATTCTTATTAAACATCATTCTAAATTGTTATTGCAATAAACCATTAAATATACGTGTACAGTTATTTTACATTCTCGGTGTATAGTAAATAAACTCTAAAACATAATTGTagcaatttcaatttttattaaacATGATTCTAAGACTTATTTAGGATTTGGATAagttttacaaatcaataaAAGAGACCACtctatgttatttattttattttttaggaaaaaattggactatttttttatttgtacatGTCATTTTTTGTGTAGGAATTATGTTAatcttttttatatcattttaatttgattggATGTCCTTAAGACTAAGATGTTATTGATTTCATGTCCTCCAAGCAGGTAGGTAGTTTTCAACACAAGGAAGAGGAAATGAGAGATTGGTTTattttgatgattatgatggtggtaaattattattaatattaatattgaaaaaaatagtgaTGATATGGTTACTGGACGAATGACGCTTGGCCATTGTGCGAGGACGTGTATGAGTGGAAAATATGCCACGTAGGAAAATGAGAAATGAGAGTGGGTTAACGGATCGTAACACGTGCGATGTGAAAAGGAGTGggaacaaaacaataaagacTAACCCGTGAGCCACGCTGGCCTGCCTTAAACAAGATTGTCCTATAGTACGGATGCGTGAAATCTGGTGGTGATGTTGTATGTAATTATACggcattttgatttgattttgttacGCTTCCAATCAGTCAACATTCAAAATTTTTAGTACCATCAATAATACCTGCACTGCACACCATTTTCACGTTCTCCCATCAAATGCCACAACTGcacaattttgattttatgttaCCAAATATATTATACTACATATAACTCTTGCcttgtttattttgtatttattccatttttatcattttttgtgTCAAGATAGTCATTAACTATGTTCGTAAATTTTTACATCCTTAGACCTAACTTCACTTTTAATCTTCtttgccaaaaaaataatatgaattttcaCGTGAATTCACAAACTAGGTCATAAATATAGCAACCGCCTTCATTTCTCATGATCCACAAACTCCGCCTAACAGAATGTGCATACATTTACCAAGTTATTTTTGACTGTGACATTTACCGAGTTAAGCAGAAGTAAAAAAAACGtgtgaaaaataaaagtgtagAGAATGAATTCAATGCTCTCCACGCAACATGCACAAAAATTTGCACTTATCCTCGATcactttcttttgaaaaaaagtttacCCATCAGTTACTATTATaatcaaaaatcaacattttagattcatttgttaaattatatacttgatttataataaaaattatatacatcGTTGATTGAAcgaatttaaaatataactttttgtttataataatgactGAAAGGTGTATTTTTTCGCGCATAATTTCCAAGTCTTCTCTCATTAGATCTTTAAAGTTAACAAAAAGTCTAAATATAACTCTTATTTTAGTACAGATTATTATTACACCTTCTTAGAATAGGCGAACCTAGTTAATTACCCGTAACTTTGTGAAGAAAATAAAGGTGTTACGTGAATTGTGTCACTTTCGTGGAATCAAACAACTAATTATACCTCTCCCATGCAAGGACCACCTTAAAACCTTTAACTCTAGTGGAACCTACATTATCATATTCTGCAAACAGAAAAATTGATTTCCTTTGTATGATATCgcagaaaataataaaagtgtCAATACAAAGATAACGAAAGGTAGGTTCAATAAAATGGAACAATTAGTCACCCCATCTTGTCCCAACCAAGTCGTCTTACATATGCTACTATATCCGTTTTAAAATTCCCTCACAAACACGCATAAACATATGAAAAAGTGTGTATATAATGAAgggaaaaacaaaaagtaaaagtggcttagtcaaaaaaataaaaataaagtggccaataataaaaagaaaacattaatgTGATAGTTTGATTCCTGAAGTATAATTTATCCACCTCTCCCTTCCACTGCGCCTTTGTTATTATTTCTTCCATTCTCAACATGTCACGTATTCCTTGGAATGGAACAAAGGTatatttatttcctttactATGCATATGGAAattcattacatttttttttttcaaaatgacaaGAGCACAAGTGTTAAAGATTTTGATTTACCCTTGTGAAAAAAAGTTGGATTGACGAATCAAGTAAACCTTACTTGTAAAGATTTTACATCATGTTTATGCTCTTaattatgtgtgtgtatatatatattgatggtAAGTTGCAATATATAGTTCCTTTTgtatatttagtaaaaaaaaaattccttttgtatgtaaataaaaaatttaaaagtagtgaaattaagaagaaaaaaacacaaatattgCACATCACTATTCAT harbors:
- the LOC11445076 gene encoding BOI-related E3 ubiquitin-protein ligase 1, with protein sequence MAVEPPHMNFFSPQSQINHRDITKFNQQFYNASMNGAIHMPMSSTIPESFFPFHQPSFCEPKADSTVTYHIPDSRKRFRDSTEESYTQKNIKLSSQPSFVDQNLLYHLQNQQSEIDLFIAQHTERVRMEIEEQRLKQSRMLQAAIQEAVTKKLKQKEEEIQRMEKQNLMLQEKAKTLIMENQIWREMALTNESAVNTLRNELEQVLAHVENHRNDDDAASSCGSNHHVKEEVVVEEASSPVVGKLCSGCGERESVVLLLPCRHLCLCTMCGTHIRNCPLCFSGINASVHVNFS